AGCCGTCACAGCCCACGACGTTGGAGAGACGATGGCCCGCCGTACCGTGCAGATCGAGAAGATCGCCCCCAGTAAGTTCGTCGCCACCAACGAGCGCGGCGCTCAGATCACCATCGGGATGGGCGAGGACGCCGACTTCGTGCCGGGTGAGCTGCTGCTTGCCGCGATCGGGTCCTGTTCGGGTATCGACGTCGACATTCTGACCTCGCGCCGCGGCGAGTCGACGACCTTCCGGATCGAGGTCGGCGGGGAGAAGGTCCGCGACGAGCACGGCAACCACATGACAGATCTCGAGGTCACGTTCGAGGTGAAGTTCGACGAGGGTGAGGCCGGCGACGCCGCCCGCGAGGTGCTGCCCAAGGCCGTCGAGCGCTCGCGCACCAGCCTCTGCACGGTGGGTCGCACCATCGAGCTGGGTACGCCGATCAAGGACGTGCTGCTCTAGGCCTTAGCCCGGCGGTCGCACCGTCAACGTCTCGTAGGCGCTGCGGAAGAACACCAGCGGCTGGCGGTCGGTGACCACGCGCAGGTGCCGAACCCGTCCCACGACGATGTCGTGATCGCCGCCGTCGTGCACCGCCACGATCTCGCAGTCGATGTGCGCCAGCACATCCTCGAGCAGCGGGGCGCCGGAGGGGCCGGACTCCCACTCGACCCCGGCGAAGCGGTCAACGCCGGACCGAGCAAACTGCAGGCCGATCGCATCCTGCCCCTCGGCGAGGATGTTGGCCGCAAAATGCTGCGCCTTGCGGATGCGCGGCCACGAGGACGACGACTTCGCCGGGCAGAACATCACCAGCGGCGGATCGAGCGAGAGGGACATGAAGCTCTGCGCCGTCATCCCTACCGGACCGTCGTCGTACGCCGTCACCACCACGACTCCCGAGGCGAAGTTGCCGAGCACTTCGCGGAAGAGCTGAGGGTCGATCGCGGACGAGTTCAGCGCGGCAGCGTCGTCGTGGCTATCGCTCATTCGCTCACCTTAGTAAAGTCGCCCTACTGACTGCCGTTCAATGTGAGGAGGCTGTCATCACGCGTCCCCTGAGCGAGCTCGTGCACCCAGAGTGGGTGCCGGTGCTCGAACCGGTGCAGCAGCACATCGCCGCAATGGGCGAGTTCCTGCGGGCCGAGGTTGCCGCAGGTCGGCAGTACCTCCCGGCCGGCGATCGCATCCTGCGCGCGTTCGGTCAGCCGCTATCTGGCGTCCGAGTGCTGATCGTCGGGCAGGATCCCTACCCGACGCCCGGCCACGCCGTCGGGCTGTCGTTCTCGGTCGAGCCCGACGTGCGGCCGATCCCGCGCTCGCTGCAGAACATCTACCGCGAGTACGCCGCCGACCTCGGACTGCCGCTGCCGGCCAACGGTGACCTCTCGCCGTGGGAGCGGCACGGCGTACTGCTGCTCAACAGGTGCCTGACCGTCCGCCCGGGCGCCCCGGCCAGCCACCGCGGCAAGGGCTGGGAGCAGGTGACCGAGGCCGCGATCGACGGGCTGGTCGCGCGCGATGTGCCGTTCGTGGCGATCCTGTGGGGCCGCGACGCGCAGGGTCTGACCTCCCGGCTGGGCAGTACGCCGATCATCGCCAGCCCGCATCCGAGCCCAATGAGCGCCGACCGCGGCTTCTTCGGATCGCGCCCGTTCAGCCGGGTCAACGAACACCTCGCCGAGCTCGGCGCCGACCCGGTCGACTGGACGTTGCCGGCCTCATCCTCCCTGGTAGCAAAGGAATATCGATGAACGACAATGCTTTTGACTACGACGTCGCAATCGTCGGCTCGGGGTTCGGCGGCAGCGTTGCTGCGCTGCGGCTGACCGAGAAGGGCTACCGCGTCGCGGTGATCGAGGCCGGCAAGCGGTTCGTCGACCGGCCCGAAGACGCGCGCGATAAGGACACCTCCTCGTTTGCCAAGACGTCCTGGCACACCCGCGACTTCCTCTGGGCGCCGCAGCTCGGCTGCTTCGGCATCCAACGCATCCACCTGCTCGACGACGTGATGATTCTCGCCGGAGCCGGCGTGGGTGGCGGATCGCTGGTCTACGCCAACACGCTCTACGAGCCGCTCGATGCCTTCTACCGGGACCGGCAGTGGGCGCACATCACCGACTGGAAGACCGAGCTCGCGCCGTACTACGACCAGGCCAAGCGCATGCTCGGCGTGCGCACCTACCCGAAGCTCACGCCCGCCGACGAGCGGATGCAGGAGGTCGCCGACGAGATGGGCGTCGGCGACTCGTTCCACCTCGCGCCGGTCGGCGTCTTCTTCGGCACCGACGGCGTTGCCGAGGGTACGACGGTCGAAGACCCCTACTTCGGGGGCAAGGGGCCCGCCCGCACGACATGCACCAACTGCGGCGAGTGCATGACCGGCTGCCGGCACAACGCCAAGAACACCCTGGTCAAGAACTACCTTTACCTTGCCGAGCAGGCCGGCGCCGAGGTGCTGCCGATGACGACGGTCCGCGCGGTGCAGCCGCTGAGCGAGGGGTACGCCGTCGCCGTCTCGCGGACCGGACGGGGGAGTCGGCGTACTCGCCGGATCACCGCTCGGCACGTGGTCTTTGCCGCTGGCACCTACGGCACGCAGAAGCTGCTGCACAGGATGAAGACCGACAAGATCCTGCCGCGGCTGTCCGGCCAGCTCGGGGTGCTCACCCGCACCAACTCCGAGGCGATTCTCGGGGCCTCAAGTCCACGGGTGGATGTCGACTACAGCGAGGGAGTGGCGATCACCTCCTCGATCCACCCCAACGCGCACACCCATATCGAACCTGTTCGATATGGCAAGGGCAGCAACGCGATGGGGATGCTGCAGACCATCCTGACCGACGGCGGTCCGGGCTCACGGCTGGCGAAGGTGGGACGGGCGCTGCGTGAGGATCCGTCGATGCTGCGTCAGCTGCTGGACCTGCGCAAGTGGTCGCAGCGCACCGTCATCGCGCTGGTCATGCAGACCCTCGATAACTCGATCACGGTGCGCGGCGAACGTGACCGGCTCGGGCGGTTCCGGCTGCGCAGCGCGCAGGGTCACGGTCAGCCCAACCCGGACTGGATCCCCGAGGGCAACGAGGCCACTCGGATCCTCGCCGAGCGCGTCGGCGGGATCGCCGGTGGCAGCTGGGGCGACGTGTTTGGCAAGCCGCTGACCGCGCACTTCCTCGGCGGCGCGGTCATCGGCGCAACGGCCGACGAGGGCGTGATCGACCCCTACCACCGGGTGTTCGGCTACGACGGTCTGCATGTCGTCGACGGCTCGGCGGTCTCGGCCAACCTCGGCGTCAACCCGTCGCTGACGATCACCGCCCAGGCCGAGCGTGCCTTCGCTATGTGGCCCAACAAGGGCGAGGAAGATCACCGGCCGGAGCAAGGTGCGGCGTACTCGCCGGTCGCCGCGGTGGCGCCACGCTCGCCGGTCGTTCCAGAAGGCGTGCCCGGCGCCCTGCACCTGCCCATCGTCGACGTCACCTGAGGCGGTCGTAGCCTTGTGGGGTGAGCCCCATGTCCCGCAAACCCGACACCCTTGCCGTCACGCTCGGCCGTCCCGACGGCCCTGGCGCGCCCCTCAACCAGCCACCGGTCCTGGCCTCGACATTTCACTATGGCGGCGCGGACTACGGGCGGTTCGGCACCGACTCGCACGCCGCGTTTGAGACGACGATCGGCGCGCTGGAGGGCGGGACGGCCGTCAGCTTCTCCAGCGGCATGGCCGCGGCCGCGGCCGTCATCGAGCAGGTTCCGGTCGGCGGCCGGGTGGTCATCGCCTCGACCGTCTACCACGGCGTCACCACGTTGCTGAGCGACCTCACAGACATGGGGCGGCTGAGCCGGACCGTCGTCGACGCCACCGACCTCGACGCGGTGCGGGCAGCAACCCAAGGCGCATCGATGGTGTGGATCGAGACCCCGAGCAACCCGCTGATCGAGATGCTCGATGTGTCCGCGATCGCGAAGATCGCCACGGCAGAAGGCATCCCGCTCGTGGTCGACAGCACGTTCGCTACCCCGGTTCTCATGCAGCCGCTCGCGCTCGGTGCCCAGATCGTCGTGCACTCGGCGACGAAATACATCGGTGGGCACTCCGATCTGCTGATGGGCGTCGCCATCACCAACGACGAGGCCACCGCCGAGGCTCTGGTGCGCCAGCGCTCCTACCGCGGCGCCGTACCCAGCGGGTTCGACTCCTTCCTCGCCCTTCGCGGCGTACGGACACTGCCACTACGACTACGCCGAGCCAGCGCGAGCGCCGCCGTCATCGCCGAGCGCCTCGCGGCCCATCCGGCCGTCACCCGCGTCTACTACCCGGGCCTGGCAAGCGATCCCGGCCACGAGCTCGCCAAGAAGCAGATGAGCGAGTACGGCGGAATGCTGTCCTTCTGCGTCGCTTCCGAAGACGACGCAGAAGAAGTCCTCGGCGCGGCCGAGCTCGTCGTCAGCGCCACCAGCCTCGGCGGCGTCGAGACGACGGGGGAGCGGCGCAACCGCTGGAACGAAGGTGCCCCGACCGGTCTGATCCGCCTGAGTGTGGGCATCGAGGACGTCGACGACATCTGGGCCGACCTGAAGCAGGCGCTCGACCGCCTCCCGCACGCCAGCGGCGGCTAACCGTGACCGCGCATCGCAAGGGCCTGCTTGCCGGCGTCGCGGCGTACCTGCTGTGGGGGCTCTTCCCGATCTACTGGCGATCGCTGGCGCCCTCGACCCCGGTTGAGCTGCTGGCGCACCGCGTCATCTGGGCGTTCGTCTGCGTCGGCGTCATCCTGCTTGTCGTACGCCGCTTCGGCGAGGTGCGTGAGGCGCTGGGCACCTGGCGCCGCTTTCTGGTCATGCTCGCCGCGTCGGTCGCCATCGCGATCAACTGGGGCCTGTTTATCTGGGGCGTCAACAACGGCCACACCGTCGAGGTCAGCCTCGGCTACTTCGTGATGCCGCTGGTCATCGTCCTGTTTGGCGTGATCTTCGTCGGCGAGCGGCTGCGGGTAGCCCAGTGGGTGGCAATGGCGATCGCGGCGGTCGCGGTCATCGTGCAGACCATCGAGGTCGGGCGCTTCCCGTGGCTGGGGATCAGCCTTGCGATGTCCTTCGGGACCTACAGCCTGCTCAAGAAGCTGTCGCCGACGCCAGCGGTGACCGGGCTCTTTGTCGAGACCCTCGTGCTGCTTCCGGCCGCGCTCGCGGTCTGGGGGTGGTTCATCGTGAGCGGGCAGTCGACGTTCGGCCAGTACGGCACGGCGCACACCCTGCAGATCATCGGCGTCGGCGCGGTGACGTTCGTGCCGCTGCTGCTGTTTACCATCGCGACCCAGTCGATCCCGCTCACGACGGTCGGTCTGCTGCAGTACATCAACCCGACGATCCAGCTGTTCATCGGAGTTTTCCTCTTCCACGAGCCCATGCCCGCGATGCGGTGGCTAGGCTTCGTGATCGTGTGGTGCGCGCTGGTGATCTTCTCGATCGATGCCGTGCGGCAAAACCGCAGGCAGCGTCGCGGAGAGCTCACCGACATCGCGCAGGCGAGCGCGGCGTCCTAGCCGGTGCCCGCCCCGCTATGGCAGAATGACACCCGGAAATGACATCCATGTGGTTTACCAGGTGGCGGGTATGAAACGAGGGCTCATGAGCATCGACGGGTCGCAGGCTAAGGCAGCCTCAGACGATCGCGACATCGAGCATGGCCTCACCCGCCGGGACCGCGAGATCCTGGAGTTCGAGCGCAAGTGGTGGAAGTACGCCGGCGCCAAGGAGCAGGCCGTCAAGGAACTGTTCGGGCTGTCAGGCACGCGCTACTACCAGGTGCTCAACGCGCTGATCGACCGTCCGGAGGCGCTCGCCTTCGACCCGCTGCTGGTCAAGCGGCTGCGCCGGATGCGCGCCGAGCGCCAGCGCGCCCGCTCGGCACGCCGCCTGGGCATCGACCCTGAGTAAACATCTCCCTGCGTACCCTGTCAGGCATGCTCACCGCCGTTGACGTCCGTAAACGACGCATTCTCGGAGCCGTCAGCGTCGCCTTCGGCGTACTGCTCATCGTGCTCGCCATCATGGCCATGACCGGCTCGCTCGGTGCCACCGCCAAGAAACCGGCCTCGGCCGACGCCGCGACGACGCAAGACCAGCAGCAAGGCGGCTCCGGCTCGAGTGACTCAGGTGGTGCCAGCGGCGGGGGCGAGGCACCGCAAGCGGAGAAGATGCCGCTGACCGTCCTCAACGGCAGTGGTACACCGGGCCTTGCGGCAGCCGCGCAGGCCGAGTTCGAGGCCCAGCAGTGGGAGATCGCCGAGGTCGGCAACTACACCGAGCAGGCGCCGGACCAGTCCACGGTCTACTACCCGGCCGGCGATGACGCCGCGAAGGCCTCCGCCGAGCTGCTCGTCAGTGACTTCGACCAGCTCACCGCCGCTGAGGCGCCAGACAACTTCAACTACGAAGGCCTGGTCGTCGTCCTTGCGGGTGAATGGCCCGCCGGCTAGCCGCTACTTGGCCCGGTCGTCAGCGAAGTCCTGCAGCCACTTCACCTGCTCGGGATCTAGCGAAGGCCGCACGTTGCGCTGCGCCTGCGCGAAGTCGGCCTTGGTGACCTTCGGCGCGTTCATGTCGCGGCGCATCGCCACCAGCGCGGCCTCGCGCACCAGGGCGGCGCAGTCAGCACTGGAGTAGTCCACCAGATCCTCGGCGATCTCATCGAAGTTCACGCCTCGGGTGATCGGGGTGTTGCGCGCGGACGCCTTCAAGATCGCCGCGCGCGCCTCGGCGTCCGGCGGCGGCACGAAGATCATGTTGTCCAGCCGGCCCGGACGCAGCATCGCCGGATCGACGAGATCGGGCCTGTTGGTCGCGCCGATCACGAAGACGTTGTTCAGCGCCTCCACCCCGTCCAGCTCGGTCAGCAGCGAGGCCACAACGCGGTCCGTCGTACCGCCGTCGGTGCCCTGCCCGCGCGGCGGCGCGAGCGCGTCGACCTCGTCCATGAAGATCAGCGTCGGGGCCGCCTGGCGGGCGCGCCGAAACAGCTCTCGCACCTGGCGCTCGGACTCGCCGACCCACTTGTTGAGCAGCTCGGCGCCCTTCACGCTCATCACGTTGGTCTGCCCGGAGCCGGCGATCGCCTTCACCAAGAACGTCTTGCCGCAGCCGGGCGGGCCATAGAGCAGTACGCCGCGCGGCGGCGAGATGCCCAGCCGCTGGTAGGTGTCGGGGTATTGCAGCGGCCAGATGACGGCTTCTTCCAGCGCCTTCTTGGTATCTGCCATGTCGCCGACATCTTCGAGCGTGACGCGTGCGACCTCGAGGCTGGACTCGGCCATCGCCGTCGGGCGCACGACATCCAGCGCACCGATGAGGTCCGCCTGCGATACCTCCGGCTTGTCCGTTGTCTTCTGCCGCAGCGCCGCACGCACGGTTGCCTCTCGACGCAGCGAGGCCAGGTCGGCGGCGACGAACCCAGGCGTCTTGCCGGCGATCTCGTCGAGATTGACGTCGTCGCTGAGCGGCACAGGTCGAAGCAGCGCCTCCAGGAAGCTCCTGCGCATCGCCCGGTCCGGCAGCGGAAGAGTCAGCTGGTGGTCTAGGAATCCCGGCTGCAGCAGCTCGGTCGAGACCTCCTCGGGCCGGGCTGTCGTGCACACCACCGCGACCTTGCCCTCGCGGATCGTCTTGCCGACGAGGTCGATGAAGATGCGCGAGAGGGGATCGGGATCCTCACGCGGCGCGAGCGCCTCGACGTCCTGGATGAGCGCCACCGCAGGGGATTTTTCGGCGGCATCGGCAATCGCCATCCGCAACGTGTCGGCGGCGGTCGCCGCCTCGATCGCCGCGATGGTCGGCGCGGAGATATCGATGACACTGGCGCCGACCTGGTTCGCCACCGCGCGCACCAGCGTGCTCTTGCCGACCCCGGGCGGGCCGCTGAGCAGTACGCCGAGCTGCGGGCTACTTCCCAAGCGCTGCAGCACTTCTCGGTGGTTGAACCCGAGATCGAGCCATTCGGTCAACGAGCTGGCCTGCTCCTTGAACCCGGGCAGGTCTTCCAGCGTGGGGATGGCGTGCACCATCTCGGCGTCGGCCTGCTGCTGTGCGTCCTCGATCGTGGTGTCGACGGCTGCGGTGATCTGTTGCTTATCGGCCGTGCTCTCGCGCTGGGTGGACTGCGTGCCGCCCCCGGTAGCCGGGCCGTCGGCGGTGGCTCGCTCAGCGTTCGACGCGGCCGGTGTCGGGGCGGAGGTGGCAGGCGTCGAGTCGGGCTCGGTCTTCGATGTCGGCGGTGTGACCGAGTAGAGGCTCGAGGCAGCAGACGTGCCGGGGGAGGAGGTGGCCGGCGCTGCCGACGGCGCGGTCGAGCCGCTCCAGCCCGGGGCGCTCGAGCCGCCGCGCCAGGACACGGTCGTCGCGCTGGTCACCAGGGCCGGCTGCCGCGAGTCGGTCTTGGTGACGGTGAGCAGCGTCGTCGTCCACTGCATGCCCATCGCGACCTGCAGCTGGCGACGGGCGAGCTGCAGGTCGGTCGCGTCGATGCTCTCGTGCACGGGAGTGTCCAGTGGCAGCAGCGAAATGTCGTCGCCGGCGGTGACCATCTTGCCGAGCATCGCGCGGCGCAGCATGTCCGGAGAGATGATCCGCATCAGGTTCTCGCTGCCGGCGACCTCGACCTCGCGGGCCTCGGCCAATGCCAGCTTGGAGACCTCAATCGCCGTACCGTCCTGCACTCCGGCGTTGCCGAGAGTCAGGTCGTCGCACAGCAGGATTCCCGCGGGGACGTCCGGACCGCCCTCGGCGACGATGGCGCCGGTG
The nucleotide sequence above comes from Epidermidibacterium keratini. Encoded proteins:
- a CDS encoding flavin reductase family protein — its product is MSDSHDDAAALNSSAIDPQLFREVLGNFASGVVVVTAYDDGPVGMTAQSFMSLSLDPPLVMFCPAKSSSSWPRIRKAQHFAANILAEGQDAIGLQFARSGVDRFAGVEWESGPSGAPLLEDVLAHIDCEIVAVHDGGDHDIVVGRVRHLRVVTDRQPLVFFRSAYETLTVRPPG
- a CDS encoding uracil-DNA glycosylase — protein: MTRPLSELVHPEWVPVLEPVQQHIAAMGEFLRAEVAAGRQYLPAGDRILRAFGQPLSGVRVLIVGQDPYPTPGHAVGLSFSVEPDVRPIPRSLQNIYREYAADLGLPLPANGDLSPWERHGVLLLNRCLTVRPGAPASHRGKGWEQVTEAAIDGLVARDVPFVAILWGRDAQGLTSRLGSTPIIASPHPSPMSADRGFFGSRPFSRVNEHLAELGADPVDWTLPASSSLVAKEYR
- a CDS encoding trans-sulfuration enzyme family protein; protein product: MSRKPDTLAVTLGRPDGPGAPLNQPPVLASTFHYGGADYGRFGTDSHAAFETTIGALEGGTAVSFSSGMAAAAAVIEQVPVGGRVVIASTVYHGVTTLLSDLTDMGRLSRTVVDATDLDAVRAATQGASMVWIETPSNPLIEMLDVSAIAKIATAEGIPLVVDSTFATPVLMQPLALGAQIVVHSATKYIGGHSDLLMGVAITNDEATAEALVRQRSYRGAVPSGFDSFLALRGVRTLPLRLRRASASAAVIAERLAAHPAVTRVYYPGLASDPGHELAKKQMSEYGGMLSFCVASEDDAEEVLGAAELVVSATSLGGVETTGERRNRWNEGAPTGLIRLSVGIEDVDDIWADLKQALDRLPHASGG
- a CDS encoding GMC family oxidoreductase N-terminal domain-containing protein, giving the protein MNDNAFDYDVAIVGSGFGGSVAALRLTEKGYRVAVIEAGKRFVDRPEDARDKDTSSFAKTSWHTRDFLWAPQLGCFGIQRIHLLDDVMILAGAGVGGGSLVYANTLYEPLDAFYRDRQWAHITDWKTELAPYYDQAKRMLGVRTYPKLTPADERMQEVADEMGVGDSFHLAPVGVFFGTDGVAEGTTVEDPYFGGKGPARTTCTNCGECMTGCRHNAKNTLVKNYLYLAEQAGAEVLPMTTVRAVQPLSEGYAVAVSRTGRGSRRTRRITARHVVFAAGTYGTQKLLHRMKTDKILPRLSGQLGVLTRTNSEAILGASSPRVDVDYSEGVAITSSIHPNAHTHIEPVRYGKGSNAMGMLQTILTDGGPGSRLAKVGRALREDPSMLRQLLDLRKWSQRTVIALVMQTLDNSITVRGERDRLGRFRLRSAQGHGQPNPDWIPEGNEATRILAERVGGIAGGSWGDVFGKPLTAHFLGGAVIGATADEGVIDPYHRVFGYDGLHVVDGSAVSANLGVNPSLTITAQAERAFAMWPNKGEEDHRPEQGAAYSPVAAVAPRSPVVPEGVPGALHLPIVDVT
- a CDS encoding DUF3263 domain-containing protein, coding for MSIDGSQAKAASDDRDIEHGLTRRDREILEFERKWWKYAGAKEQAVKELFGLSGTRYYQVLNALIDRPEALAFDPLLVKRLRRMRAERQRARSARRLGIDPE
- the rarD gene encoding EamA family transporter RarD; this translates as MTAHRKGLLAGVAAYLLWGLFPIYWRSLAPSTPVELLAHRVIWAFVCVGVILLVVRRFGEVREALGTWRRFLVMLAASVAIAINWGLFIWGVNNGHTVEVSLGYFVMPLVIVLFGVIFVGERLRVAQWVAMAIAAVAVIVQTIEVGRFPWLGISLAMSFGTYSLLKKLSPTPAVTGLFVETLVLLPAALAVWGWFIVSGQSTFGQYGTAHTLQIIGVGAVTFVPLLLFTIATQSIPLTTVGLLQYINPTIQLFIGVFLFHEPMPAMRWLGFVIVWCALVIFSIDAVRQNRRQRRGELTDIAQASAAS
- a CDS encoding LytR C-terminal domain-containing protein, whose protein sequence is MLTAVDVRKRRILGAVSVAFGVLLIVLAIMAMTGSLGATAKKPASADAATTQDQQQGGSGSSDSGGASGGGEAPQAEKMPLTVLNGSGTPGLAAAAQAEFEAQQWEIAEVGNYTEQAPDQSTVYYPAGDDAAKASAELLVSDFDQLTAAEAPDNFNYEGLVVVLAGEWPAG
- a CDS encoding AAA family ATPase, with protein sequence MPDSRLTLTARLTAAVLDARRGIVRMNKDVMAALDLATWDPVLLQGRRTTGAIVAEGGPDVPAGILLCDDLTLGNAGVQDGTAIEVSKLALAEAREVEVAGSENLMRIISPDMLRRAMLGKMVTAGDDISLLPLDTPVHESIDATDLQLARRQLQVAMGMQWTTTLLTVTKTDSRQPALVTSATTVSWRGGSSAPGWSGSTAPSAAPATSSPGTSAASSLYSVTPPTSKTEPDSTPATSAPTPAASNAERATADGPATGGGTQSTQRESTADKQQITAAVDTTIEDAQQQADAEMVHAIPTLEDLPGFKEQASSLTEWLDLGFNHREVLQRLGSSPQLGVLLSGPPGVGKSTLVRAVANQVGASVIDISAPTIAAIEAATAADTLRMAIADAAEKSPAVALIQDVEALAPREDPDPLSRIFIDLVGKTIREGKVAVVCTTARPEEVSTELLQPGFLDHQLTLPLPDRAMRRSFLEALLRPVPLSDDVNLDEIAGKTPGFVAADLASLRREATVRAALRQKTTDKPEVSQADLIGALDVVRPTAMAESSLEVARVTLEDVGDMADTKKALEEAVIWPLQYPDTYQRLGISPPRGVLLYGPPGCGKTFLVKAIAGSGQTNVMSVKGAELLNKWVGESERQVRELFRRARQAAPTLIFMDEVDALAPPRGQGTDGGTTDRVVASLLTELDGVEALNNVFVIGATNRPDLVDPAMLRPGRLDNMIFVPPPDAEARAAILKASARNTPITRGVNFDEIAEDLVDYSSADCAALVREAALVAMRRDMNAPKVTKADFAQAQRNVRPSLDPEQVKWLQDFADDRAK
- a CDS encoding OsmC family protein — encoded protein: MARRTVQIEKIAPSKFVATNERGAQITIGMGEDADFVPGELLLAAIGSCSGIDVDILTSRRGESTTFRIEVGGEKVRDEHGNHMTDLEVTFEVKFDEGEAGDAAREVLPKAVERSRTSLCTVGRTIELGTPIKDVLL